Proteins from a genomic interval of Anatilimnocola floriformis:
- a CDS encoding phosphatase PAP2 family protein, producing MAWIVRARGILVSASSRQRRMFLESLEKRELMAADAVLTWNEHLAEVVQTDDAQMGPTRSSRAYAMMHVAIYDAVNAIDQTHTPYALTQTAPATASIDAAVAAAAREVIIALYPEQEAVVEQWYIDELALVTDGQDEDDGVAIGEAAANLILDLREADGSDAVKLYRPNKAVGHWRPDPTILGTPQMALDPAWGAVKPFVINKTTDFPIPPPPALTSPAYAAAFNEVKSLGALNSTTRTADQTEIGLFWAYDRKYFGPPLVLYNRNMAEISAVEGNTVVDNARLFALGNLAMADAGVAIWDYKYKYDFWRPVSAIREGAKDNNPLTTGDPNWVPLGAPGNGTTIPDFTPPFPSYASGHAGFGAALFQVLTNFYGTDTLDYTLTSDEGGGLSRDYHSFSQAAEENGRSRIYLGVHWEFDNQQSQDQGRRIANFITDKMFLPVGQNDTLVSVRKNGGGLQTVSLPDDANLFIRRNGSNIMVVDLATNTLIQSWPMAQVQSINLDLRNGSANNVTIDLNNAITTPFTIDITSDTSDHDSVSIVGTAKNDVFRLNGSLLQVATVGPYIYLGHTETLTIAGRAGNDTFQIDGDQVDRIINLQGEAGNDTYKFGTTGATINVVDNAGSELISFANATTGVEFDLSQNAGQAQSDAGGNTVKITGSIEKLEGSPFDDKLTGSNVANTIQGLGGNDILQGAGGNDTLQGGDGDDILLGGIGLDKLYGGNGRDLLIGGMGADLLYGNTGDDLLIGGATTHDGNEAALLLIMAEWTSANSNVDRVNNLKNGSGVAAKHNGTTYLDNATLVNDYAIDTLFANTGDLVLKQAKDVQAKG from the coding sequence ATGGCTTGGATTGTGCGCGCTCGGGGTATTCTCGTTTCGGCCAGCAGTCGGCAACGCCGGATGTTCTTGGAGTCGCTCGAGAAGCGCGAGTTGATGGCCGCCGATGCGGTGCTCACCTGGAATGAGCACCTGGCCGAAGTGGTGCAGACCGACGACGCTCAGATGGGTCCCACGCGTTCGTCGCGAGCCTACGCGATGATGCACGTCGCCATCTACGACGCCGTGAATGCCATCGATCAAACGCACACACCCTATGCACTCACGCAGACGGCGCCGGCGACGGCTTCGATCGATGCTGCCGTGGCGGCTGCGGCTCGTGAAGTGATTATCGCGCTTTATCCCGAGCAGGAAGCGGTTGTCGAGCAGTGGTATATCGATGAGCTCGCGCTGGTGACCGATGGCCAGGATGAAGACGACGGCGTGGCCATTGGCGAGGCAGCGGCCAATTTGATTCTTGACCTGCGCGAAGCCGACGGTAGCGACGCCGTAAAACTTTATCGTCCAAACAAAGCCGTGGGCCATTGGCGGCCTGATCCGACAATCCTCGGCACGCCACAAATGGCACTTGATCCAGCCTGGGGCGCCGTCAAGCCGTTTGTGATCAACAAGACCACCGACTTCCCGATTCCGCCGCCGCCGGCGCTGACCTCGCCTGCCTATGCGGCGGCCTTCAACGAAGTGAAGTCGTTGGGCGCGCTCAACAGCACTACGCGCACCGCCGATCAAACCGAGATTGGCCTTTTCTGGGCTTATGATCGCAAGTACTTCGGCCCGCCGCTCGTTCTGTACAACCGCAACATGGCCGAGATCTCCGCAGTCGAAGGGAACACGGTCGTCGACAACGCGCGGCTGTTTGCCCTCGGCAATCTGGCGATGGCCGACGCGGGCGTGGCGATTTGGGACTACAAGTACAAGTACGATTTCTGGCGGCCGGTCTCGGCGATTCGCGAAGGGGCTAAGGATAATAATCCGCTCACGACCGGCGATCCCAACTGGGTGCCGCTCGGTGCGCCGGGCAACGGCACGACCATTCCGGACTTCACGCCGCCGTTTCCCAGCTACGCTTCGGGGCATGCCGGCTTCGGCGCCGCGTTGTTTCAAGTGCTGACGAATTTCTACGGCACGGATACGCTCGATTACACGCTGACCTCCGATGAAGGTGGTGGCCTTTCGCGCGACTATCACTCGTTCAGCCAGGCCGCCGAAGAAAACGGCCGCAGCCGCATTTATCTGGGCGTGCATTGGGAGTTCGACAACCAGCAGTCGCAGGATCAAGGTCGGCGCATCGCCAATTTCATCACCGACAAAATGTTTCTGCCCGTTGGCCAGAACGACACGTTGGTCTCGGTGCGGAAGAACGGCGGCGGCTTGCAAACGGTCTCGCTACCGGACGATGCCAATCTGTTTATTCGCCGCAACGGCTCGAACATCATGGTCGTCGATTTGGCGACGAACACGCTGATTCAAAGTTGGCCGATGGCGCAGGTGCAGAGCATCAACCTCGATCTCCGCAACGGAAGCGCGAACAATGTGACCATCGATCTGAACAACGCGATCACCACGCCGTTCACGATCGATATCACCAGCGATACGAGCGACCACGACTCGGTGTCGATCGTTGGCACCGCAAAGAACGATGTGTTCCGCTTGAACGGTAGCTTGCTGCAGGTTGCTACGGTCGGCCCTTATATCTATCTGGGCCACACCGAAACGCTGACGATCGCCGGTCGCGCGGGGAACGACACGTTCCAGATCGACGGCGACCAGGTCGATCGCATCATCAATTTGCAAGGCGAAGCGGGCAACGACACTTACAAATTCGGCACGACCGGCGCAACGATCAATGTGGTCGATAACGCCGGCTCGGAACTGATTAGTTTTGCGAACGCGACCACGGGCGTGGAGTTCGATCTGTCGCAGAACGCCGGCCAGGCCCAGAGTGATGCCGGCGGCAATACGGTGAAGATCACCGGCAGTATCGAAAAACTCGAAGGCTCGCCGTTCGATGACAAGCTCACTGGTAGCAACGTGGCCAACACAATTCAGGGGCTCGGCGGCAACGACATTCTGCAAGGGGCTGGCGGCAACGACACGCTGCAGGGTGGCGATGGCGACGACATTTTGCTCGGCGGCATCGGCCTCGACAAACTCTACGGCGGCAATGGCCGTGACCTGCTGATCGGCGGAATGGGGGCCGATCTGCTGTACGGCAACACCGGCGATGACCTGCTGATTGGCGGCGCCACGACGCACGACGGCAACGAAGCCGCCCTGCTCTTGATCATGGCCGAGTGGACCTCGGCCAATTCGAATGTAGACCGCGTGAACAATTTGAAGAATGGCAGCGGCGTCGCGGCCAAGCACAACGGCACGACGTATCTCGATAACGCAACACTCGTCAACGACTACGCCATCGATACGCTGTTTGCCAACACGGGCGACCTGGTGCTGAAGCAAGCCAAGGACGTGCAAGCGAAGGGGTAG
- the hpnE gene encoding hydroxysqualene dehydroxylase HpnE, which translates to MNLEEQNIAGGKKVVIVGGGLAGLAAAAGLVRRGLQVELLEAKQSLGGRAGSYRDAESGELIDHCQHVALGGCTNFLDLCKRTGCSNLLERHRRLYFFSAAGQRSDFAAAGWLPAPLHLLPTLLRMKHLSWRDIFCIGRAMQTMMRTPAHDSQSIQAWLEQQRQTPAAIERFWKVVLVSALADSLDHISYSGARQVFVKGFLAHPSAADVLIPQASLGELYDQRMASWLREQGATIRCGEAVKQISRSSNQQLLVQTTTRELTADAVISAVPWQHVREMLAPELRAALPQLNHLNEFSSSPIASVHLWTDRPIMDLPHAVLIERLSQWVFARKNFSSGEFNYQVVISGEHSLAGQPKQTIIDEVWRDLQAVFPAARNARLLRARLITQREAVFREEVDGNALAQLSATSSLPQLTFAGDWLNDGWYATMEGAVRSGYRAAERIVEQLLGEKVTILQPDLPRSWLARWLIK; encoded by the coding sequence ATGAACCTGGAGGAGCAGAACATCGCCGGTGGGAAGAAAGTCGTGATTGTCGGCGGCGGCCTGGCCGGATTGGCTGCTGCGGCCGGCCTGGTGAGGCGCGGGCTGCAGGTGGAATTGCTCGAGGCCAAACAATCGCTGGGAGGCCGGGCCGGTTCGTATCGCGATGCCGAATCGGGCGAACTGATCGATCATTGCCAGCACGTCGCGTTGGGCGGCTGTACGAATTTTCTTGATCTGTGCAAACGGACCGGCTGTTCGAATCTGCTGGAACGTCATCGCCGGCTGTATTTTTTCTCGGCTGCCGGCCAGCGGAGCGATTTCGCCGCTGCCGGCTGGCTTCCCGCGCCGCTCCATCTGTTGCCGACGTTGTTGCGGATGAAGCATCTCTCCTGGCGGGATATTTTTTGCATCGGCCGCGCGATGCAAACGATGATGCGCACCCCTGCGCACGATTCACAAAGCATTCAGGCTTGGCTGGAACAGCAGCGGCAAACTCCGGCGGCGATCGAACGATTTTGGAAAGTCGTCCTCGTCAGCGCCCTGGCCGATTCGCTCGATCACATTTCGTATTCAGGCGCACGGCAGGTTTTCGTCAAAGGATTTCTCGCCCATCCATCGGCCGCCGATGTGCTGATTCCGCAAGCCTCGCTCGGCGAGTTGTACGATCAACGGATGGCCAGTTGGCTGCGCGAACAGGGAGCGACCATTCGCTGTGGCGAGGCGGTGAAGCAGATTTCGCGATCGAGCAATCAGCAACTGCTCGTCCAAACCACCACTCGCGAGCTCACCGCCGATGCTGTGATCTCTGCCGTGCCGTGGCAACATGTGCGAGAGATGCTAGCGCCGGAACTACGCGCCGCTTTGCCGCAATTGAACCATTTAAACGAGTTCAGCAGTTCGCCGATCGCCAGCGTTCATTTGTGGACCGATCGGCCCATCATGGACTTACCGCACGCGGTGTTGATCGAGCGCCTCAGCCAATGGGTTTTCGCCAGAAAGAATTTCAGCAGCGGCGAGTTCAACTATCAGGTCGTCATCAGCGGCGAGCACTCACTCGCGGGCCAGCCGAAGCAAACGATCATTGACGAAGTGTGGCGCGATCTGCAGGCTGTCTTTCCCGCGGCCCGCAACGCCAGGCTGCTGCGAGCGCGGCTCATCACGCAGCGTGAAGCAGTGTTTCGCGAAGAAGTCGACGGCAACGCACTCGCGCAGTTGTCGGCGACGTCGTCATTGCCGCAACTCACCTTTGCCGGCGATTGGCTGAACGACGGTTGGTACGCGACGATGGAAGGGGCTGTCCGCAGCGGTTATCGCGCAGCCGAGCGAATCGTCGAGCAATTGCTCGGCGAGAAAGTAACGATCCTGCAGCCCGATCTACCGCGGAGTTGGCTCGCGCGGTGGTTGATCAAATAA
- a CDS encoding metallophosphoesterase family protein, whose protein sequence is MLIGILSDTHNEADRAQRAVALLRDHGAEVLIHCGDISEPEMIPVVTILPSYFTFGNHDADMTPHLERAIAACHAVSLGLG, encoded by the coding sequence ATGCTCATCGGCATTCTTTCTGATACGCACAACGAAGCCGACCGTGCGCAGCGGGCCGTGGCATTGCTACGCGATCATGGCGCTGAAGTGTTGATTCACTGCGGCGATATTTCGGAACCGGAGATGATTCCGGTCGTTACCATCCTGCCGAGCTATTTCACGTTCGGCAATCATGATGCCGACATGACGCCGCATCTCGAACGGGCTATTGCCGCGTGCCATGCAGTTTCGCTGGGCTTGGGGTGA
- a CDS encoding DUF1697 domain-containing protein, which yields MPTYIALLRAVNVGGTGKLPMTELVAMCEELGFENVRTYIASGNVVFRSKLSAAKVKKSLEQALEEYAGKPVGVHIRTPAEMAAVAADNPFPSAAKNHTVAIFLDTPTKPAMLENIAGQDQEEVALGKKEIYVSYGPTMGQSKLKIPAAKTGTARNMNTVAKLAAMAAE from the coding sequence ATGCCCACCTACATCGCCCTGCTCCGCGCCGTGAATGTCGGCGGTACTGGCAAACTGCCAATGACCGAACTCGTTGCCATGTGCGAGGAGCTCGGCTTCGAAAACGTCCGCACCTACATTGCCAGCGGCAACGTGGTGTTCCGCAGCAAGCTATCGGCTGCGAAGGTGAAGAAGTCGCTCGAACAGGCGCTGGAAGAATACGCCGGCAAACCGGTCGGCGTACACATTCGCACGCCGGCTGAAATGGCTGCCGTCGCCGCCGACAATCCGTTTCCCAGCGCCGCGAAGAACCACACCGTGGCGATCTTTCTCGACACTCCGACGAAGCCGGCAATGCTAGAGAACATCGCGGGCCAAGACCAAGAAGAAGTCGCCCTCGGCAAAAAAGAAATCTACGTCAGCTACGGCCCGACCATGGGCCAATCGAAACTGAAAATCCCCGCCGCCAAAACCGGCACCGCGCGCAACATGAACACCGTCGCCAAACTTGCCGCCATGGCCGCCGAATAA
- a CDS encoding SRPBCC family protein has protein sequence MPRSYTLVREQFIPLPLDQVFPFFADAGNLQRITPPWLNFKILTPLPLEMKTGALLDYQISLFGVPMKWKTRIEEFTPQERFVDVQLRGPYRVWHHTHEFTATADGTQMRDTVRYEMPFGPLGTITHALMVRHMLKRIFDYRFETIERELVKR, from the coding sequence ATGCCGCGCAGTTATACGCTCGTTCGCGAGCAATTCATTCCGTTACCGCTTGACCAAGTCTTTCCCTTTTTCGCCGACGCGGGAAACTTGCAGCGGATCACGCCCCCTTGGCTAAATTTCAAAATCCTCACGCCGCTGCCGCTGGAAATGAAAACCGGCGCGCTGCTCGATTACCAGATCAGCCTGTTTGGCGTGCCGATGAAGTGGAAAACGCGGATTGAGGAATTCACGCCGCAGGAGCGCTTCGTCGATGTGCAACTCCGCGGCCCTTATCGCGTGTGGCATCACACGCACGAGTTCACTGCAACCGCCGATGGCACGCAGATGCGCGACACGGTTCGTTATGAAATGCCGTTCGGTCCGCTGGGAACGATCACGCACGCGCTGATGGTGCGCCACATGCTGAAGCGGATTTTTGATTATCGGTTCGAAACGATCGAGCGTGAGTTGGTGAAAAGGTAA
- a CDS encoding inositol monophosphatase family protein, giving the protein MSTPDPRQFLPLCEHAARVGAGILMEWRDKFTPREKGPKDLVTEADLASQVAIRKLLLDAHPDHDFLGEEDASLGGRATERRSDFRWIVDPLDGTANYVHRLQTFATSIGLEHRGTLIAGAIVDPISDECYTAGLGCGAFLNGQPIRVSDCQEIAQALVAVSFRANIARGSQDVTRFIETMHACQSIRRLGSAALNCCYVAAGRLDGYFATSGIQAWDVAAGILIITEAGGTLTGIQGEPLNIDNPEMLAASSPRVHQQMLEVIRRADQQSSAK; this is encoded by the coding sequence ATGAGCACACCCGATCCCCGTCAGTTTTTGCCCCTGTGTGAACACGCGGCCCGCGTCGGCGCCGGCATTTTGATGGAGTGGCGCGACAAGTTCACGCCGCGGGAAAAAGGTCCCAAAGACCTGGTCACGGAAGCCGATCTCGCGTCGCAAGTGGCGATTCGCAAACTACTTCTGGACGCCCATCCCGATCACGACTTCCTCGGCGAAGAGGATGCCAGCTTGGGTGGCCGCGCGACCGAGAGGCGGAGCGATTTTCGCTGGATCGTCGACCCGCTCGACGGCACGGCCAACTATGTCCACCGGCTCCAGACGTTTGCCACCTCGATCGGCCTGGAACATCGGGGAACGTTGATCGCTGGCGCCATCGTCGATCCGATCAGCGACGAATGCTACACCGCCGGTCTGGGCTGCGGGGCTTTTCTCAACGGCCAGCCGATCCGCGTGAGCGACTGTCAGGAAATTGCGCAGGCCCTGGTCGCCGTCAGCTTCCGAGCCAACATCGCCCGCGGCTCGCAGGACGTGACGCGGTTCATCGAGACGATGCACGCCTGCCAAAGCATCCGCCGCCTCGGCTCCGCCGCCCTCAACTGCTGCTACGTTGCTGCCGGCCGGCTCGACGGCTACTTCGCCACCAGCGGCATCCAAGCCTGGGATGTGGCCGCAGGCATTCTCATCATCACCGAAGCCGGCGGCACCCTCACCGGGATTCAGGGCGAGCCACTGAACATCGACAACCCCGAAATGCTCGCCGCATCCTCCCCGCGCGTCCACCAGCAAATGCTGGAAGTCATCCGCCGCGCCGACCAGCAATCGTCCGCCAAATAG
- a CDS encoding N-acetylglucosamine-6-phosphate deacetylase has protein sequence MTTLAFVGQIIFPDRVSPGVVLVREGRIAEILPQGAHLPADATVISAGDGYISPGFIDLHVHGGGGGDFMDGTAEAFRAALTTNARHGTTRLAATTTVATHEQILATLEQTRAFRLNPEPNGSRVLGAHFYGPYFRYEARGAHPGGPIRPPIEEEFSQYLAYADSLVTCTVAPELPGAKEFALACRDRGVRTNVGHSWATFDQMTQAVEWGVRHVDHLFCAMSDKSKLRQFQMYPMQGGVLEATLYYDELTTEVIADGKHLDTSLLNLALKIKGADRLALVTDTSRALDMPDGEYLIGPLIGGERLIKRDDVGMTPDGKALASSCVGMDHMVRTFQRLTGRPLWEVIRMASLTPARIAGHEREIGSLEFGKRADVLVLSAELAVERVFVDGSELALSPS, from the coding sequence ATGACTACCCTGGCCTTCGTCGGACAAATTATCTTCCCTGATCGGGTTTCACCCGGCGTCGTTCTCGTGCGCGAGGGACGCATCGCGGAGATTCTTCCGCAGGGAGCACATCTGCCGGCGGATGCGACCGTCATCAGCGCCGGCGACGGTTACATATCGCCCGGCTTCATCGACCTACATGTGCACGGCGGTGGCGGCGGCGACTTCATGGATGGGACGGCGGAGGCCTTTCGCGCGGCGCTCACCACGAACGCTCGGCATGGGACGACGCGACTCGCGGCGACCACGACTGTCGCAACGCATGAACAAATCCTGGCCACGCTCGAGCAAACTCGGGCCTTTCGCCTGAATCCGGAACCGAATGGCTCGCGCGTTCTCGGCGCTCACTTCTACGGCCCGTATTTTCGCTACGAAGCCCGCGGCGCGCATCCGGGTGGGCCAATTCGCCCGCCGATTGAGGAAGAGTTTTCGCAGTACCTCGCGTATGCCGATTCGCTGGTGACTTGCACCGTCGCGCCGGAGTTGCCGGGGGCGAAGGAGTTCGCCTTGGCGTGTCGCGACCGCGGCGTGCGAACGAATGTGGGGCACTCGTGGGCGACCTTCGACCAAATGACGCAAGCCGTCGAGTGGGGCGTGCGACACGTCGATCATTTGTTTTGCGCGATGTCGGACAAAAGCAAGTTGCGGCAGTTTCAGATGTATCCGATGCAAGGCGGCGTGCTCGAAGCGACGCTCTACTACGACGAACTAACCACCGAAGTGATCGCCGACGGCAAGCATCTCGACACGAGCTTGCTCAATCTCGCGCTCAAAATCAAAGGCGCCGACCGCCTCGCGCTGGTGACCGATACAAGTCGAGCTCTCGACATGCCCGACGGCGAATACTTGATCGGTCCACTCATCGGCGGCGAACGGCTCATCAAGCGCGACGACGTCGGGATGACGCCCGATGGCAAAGCGCTCGCATCGAGTTGCGTGGGCATGGATCACATGGTCCGCACTTTTCAGCGGCTGACCGGCAGGCCGTTGTGGGAAGTGATCCGGATGGCATCGCTCACGCCGGCGAGGATCGCAGGCCACGAGCGCGAGATTGGCAGTCTCGAATTCGGCAAGCGGGCCGATGTGCTGGTGCTCTCGGCCGAGTTGGCCGTGGAGCGAGTTTTTGTGGACGGCAGCGAGCTAGCGCTGTCGCCATCGTGA
- a CDS encoding SLC13 family permease, whose amino-acid sequence MPSLLAAWFNLKLAREFLERLQGITTQDIWNSLEGYLSKGQFTLGLVLGILALLTFTNLAPDVVLIIGVCVLVLTGILSPGEALSGMSNEGMITVAILFVVGAGVQQTGGVDWIAKRLFGRPKTQLAAIFRLVFPTMFFSAFMNNTPLVAMLIPPVSDLARRERIPASKLMIPLSYAAILGGTCTLIGTSTNLVVQGLWIKSGHSPLGMFDITWVGLPAAIIGGLYVVFAAYFLLPDRSPAVSTQDDPREYTVEMLVQPGSPLSGKSIEAAGLRHLPGLFLAEIEREGVVIPAVSPLEILHGGDRLLFVGNVDSVVELQKIRGLAPATDEVFKLSAPRPQRCLIEAVVSNTCPIVGQSIRESRFRNHYNAVVVAVARNGERLHQKIGDIVLKPGDVLLVEAHPSFAEQQRSSRDFFLVSAVENSSPPHHEKALLATALLGVMVIASAIEIVPVIVAAFVVAGLMVLTKCVSVEAARKSINWEVLLAIAAAFALGKALEASGSAKQVTDGLLSLAGTNPYLSLAIIYFTTVLVTELITNNAAAALMFPFAMATAAKLGVSPFPFVIVIMMGASAGFATPIGYQTNLMVYGPGGYRFSDYVKVGLPLDFLIGVVTIIITPLVFRF is encoded by the coding sequence ATGCCATCACTGCTTGCAGCTTGGTTCAATCTGAAGCTCGCTCGAGAATTTCTGGAGCGGCTGCAGGGCATTACCACCCAGGACATCTGGAACAGCCTGGAAGGATATCTTTCCAAAGGGCAGTTCACCCTAGGCCTTGTGCTAGGCATTCTCGCGCTCCTGACGTTCACCAATCTCGCGCCCGATGTCGTGCTGATCATTGGCGTGTGCGTGCTGGTGCTCACCGGCATTCTCTCGCCCGGCGAAGCCCTGTCGGGCATGTCGAACGAAGGGATGATCACGGTCGCGATTCTGTTTGTGGTCGGCGCTGGCGTGCAGCAGACCGGCGGCGTCGACTGGATTGCCAAGCGACTCTTCGGCAGACCGAAGACCCAACTCGCGGCGATCTTTCGGCTCGTCTTTCCCACGATGTTCTTCAGCGCGTTCATGAACAATACGCCGCTGGTCGCCATGCTCATTCCACCGGTCAGCGACCTCGCGCGACGCGAACGAATCCCGGCCAGCAAGCTGATGATCCCGCTCAGCTACGCGGCGATCCTTGGTGGCACGTGTACGCTGATCGGCACGAGCACCAACCTCGTCGTGCAAGGCCTGTGGATCAAATCGGGCCACTCGCCACTCGGCATGTTCGACATCACTTGGGTCGGCTTGCCGGCCGCGATCATCGGCGGTTTGTATGTCGTCTTCGCTGCGTACTTTCTACTTCCCGATCGCAGCCCTGCCGTCAGCACGCAAGACGACCCGCGCGAATACACCGTCGAAATGCTCGTGCAGCCGGGAAGTCCACTTTCCGGCAAGAGCATCGAAGCCGCCGGCCTGCGACATCTGCCCGGTTTGTTTCTCGCCGAGATCGAACGCGAAGGCGTGGTGATTCCCGCCGTGTCGCCGCTGGAAATTTTGCATGGCGGCGATCGGCTGCTGTTTGTCGGCAACGTCGATTCCGTGGTCGAGTTGCAGAAGATCCGCGGTCTCGCGCCGGCGACGGATGAAGTCTTCAAGCTTTCGGCGCCGCGGCCGCAGCGCTGCCTGATCGAAGCCGTGGTCAGCAATACTTGCCCGATCGTCGGCCAGTCGATTCGCGAATCGCGGTTCCGCAATCATTACAACGCGGTAGTCGTTGCCGTTGCTCGCAACGGCGAACGGCTGCATCAAAAGATCGGCGACATCGTCCTCAAGCCGGGCGACGTGCTGCTGGTCGAAGCCCATCCGTCGTTTGCCGAACAGCAACGGAGCAGCCGCGACTTCTTCCTCGTCTCTGCCGTCGAAAACAGTTCGCCGCCGCATCACGAAAAAGCCTTGCTCGCGACAGCGCTCCTCGGCGTAATGGTCATTGCGAGCGCGATTGAGATTGTGCCGGTCATCGTAGCCGCATTTGTGGTCGCTGGCCTGATGGTTTTGACGAAGTGCGTCTCGGTCGAAGCCGCACGGAAAAGCATCAATTGGGAAGTGTTGCTGGCCATCGCTGCTGCTTTTGCTCTGGGTAAAGCGCTCGAAGCCAGCGGTTCCGCCAAGCAAGTGACCGATGGCTTGCTGTCGCTCGCCGGCACGAATCCTTATCTGTCGCTGGCCATCATTTATTTCACGACCGTTCTCGTCACTGAGTTGATTACCAACAACGCCGCCGCCGCGCTGATGTTCCCGTTCGCGATGGCGACTGCCGCGAAGCTCGGCGTGAGCCCGTTCCCGTTCGTCATCGTGATCATGATGGGCGCGTCGGCGGGCTTCGCCACGCCGATCGGCTATCAAACAAACCTCATGGTTTATGGCCCTGGCGGGTATCGCTTCAGCGATTACGTGAAAGTCGGCCTGCCGCTGGACTTCCTGATCGGCGTGGTCACGATCATCATCACGCCGCTCGTCTTCAGGTTCTAA
- a CDS encoding alpha-keto acid decarboxylase family protein, which translates to MSKLEAMPHASQQATHHGPPPRGMSIGQYLIHRMRQCGIDDVFGIPGDYILTFYGMLEKSPINIVGCTREDCAGFAADAYARVHGMGAVCVTYCVGGLSVCNSIAGAYAEKSPVLVISGSPGLEERVNNPLLHHKVRDFRTQIEVFEKLCVACAELNDPVVAFREIDRVLDAMARFKRPGYIEIPRDMVDVVPHISYDFHQHTPDPDTSAADEAAEEAATLLTKSQRPVVIAGVEIHRFGLQDKVVALAEQMKTPIAATLLGKSVIPEKHPLYIGLYEGAMGRAEVTKLVEESDCVLLLGAFMTDLNLGIFTANLDPAKCIYATSEQLRIRHHHYHGVGLAEFIDRLAQRKPTPPVRAIPADIRAERKPFVLNADAQLTTRRLIARLDDQLDDETIVIADIGNSLFAATELTIHAKTEFISPAYYTSMGFSVPAALGALTARPEARVIVIVGDGAFQMTGNELSTIVRRKLNPLIIVLDNEGYGTERFLHSGEWEYNNVHPWRYSKLPEIYNGGTGYEVSTEGEFETALTKAWADRSGMSLIHAHIPRLEASDALTRLAAKLSERI; encoded by the coding sequence ATGAGCAAGTTGGAAGCAATGCCCCACGCGTCGCAACAAGCCACCCACCATGGCCCGCCGCCGCGAGGGATGTCGATCGGCCAATATCTGATCCACCGCATGCGGCAGTGCGGCATCGACGATGTTTTCGGCATCCCGGGCGACTACATCCTCACGTTCTACGGCATGCTGGAAAAAAGCCCGATCAATATCGTGGGCTGCACGCGCGAGGACTGCGCGGGCTTTGCTGCCGATGCCTACGCTCGCGTGCATGGCATGGGAGCGGTCTGCGTCACGTATTGCGTCGGCGGGCTGAGCGTTTGCAACTCCATCGCCGGGGCCTACGCCGAAAAATCTCCTGTGCTCGTGATCAGCGGTTCGCCGGGGCTCGAGGAGCGAGTCAATAATCCGCTGCTCCATCACAAGGTCCGCGACTTCCGCACACAGATCGAAGTCTTCGAAAAGCTGTGCGTCGCCTGTGCCGAGCTCAACGATCCGGTTGTCGCTTTTCGCGAGATCGATCGAGTGCTCGATGCGATGGCCCGTTTCAAACGGCCTGGCTATATCGAAATCCCGCGCGACATGGTCGACGTCGTGCCGCACATTTCTTACGACTTCCATCAGCACACACCCGATCCCGACACGAGCGCTGCCGACGAAGCCGCCGAAGAAGCAGCCACGCTGCTGACCAAATCGCAGCGGCCTGTGGTGATCGCCGGCGTCGAGATCCACCGCTTTGGCTTGCAGGACAAAGTGGTTGCGCTCGCCGAGCAAATGAAGACGCCGATCGCGGCGACGCTGCTGGGTAAAAGCGTCATTCCCGAAAAGCACCCTCTCTACATCGGCTTGTATGAAGGCGCGATGGGCCGGGCCGAAGTAACCAAGCTCGTCGAGGAGAGCGACTGCGTGCTGCTGCTCGGCGCGTTCATGACCGATCTGAACCTGGGCATCTTCACGGCGAACCTCGATCCCGCGAAATGCATCTACGCGACGAGCGAGCAACTCCGTATCCGTCATCATCACTATCACGGCGTGGGACTCGCAGAGTTCATCGATCGTCTGGCCCAGCGCAAACCCACGCCGCCAGTGCGGGCGATTCCCGCTGACATTCGCGCCGAGCGCAAGCCATTTGTATTGAATGCCGATGCGCAGTTGACGACGCGGCGGCTCATCGCGCGGCTTGATGATCAGCTCGATGATGAAACCATCGTCATCGCCGACATCGGCAACAGCCTGTTCGCCGCGACCGAGCTGACCATTCACGCCAAGACCGAGTTCATCAGCCCGGCGTATTACACCTCGATGGGCTTTTCGGTTCCCGCCGCGCTCGGCGCTCTCACGGCCCGGCCCGAAGCCCGCGTCATCGTCATCGTCGGCGACGGCGCGTTCCAAATGACTGGCAACGAACTCTCGACCATCGTCCGCCGCAAGCTGAATCCGCTGATCATCGTGCTCGATAACGAAGGCTACGGCACGGAGCGGTTCCTGCATTCCGGCGAATGGGAATACAACAACGTCCATCCCTGGCGCTACAGCAAACTTCCCGAGATCTACAACGGCGGCACCGGCTATGAAGTGAGCACCGAGGGAGAATTCGAAACCGCGCTGACCAAAGCCTGGGCCGATCGCAGCGGCATGAGCTTGATCCACGCCCACATTCCGCGGCTCGAAGCGAGTGATGCGCTGACGCGATTGGCGGCGAAGTTGAGTGAGAGGATTTAG